The DNA segment CGGCCAGAGACCGAGTTGAACTCCGCCGCCACGTCGCGCACGGCGCGGGCATACTGGCCGCCCAACACCGCGCGAAGGTTTTGCGTAATGGAGAGATCGAGTTCGCCATACGCGATCAGCATGGACGAATCCTGATCGGCGCGGCTGCGCAGCGCGCCCCGGTCGCCGAAATCGTTCACGTAGGTGCGCGCGTCGTTGCTGCCGAAGGCATAGCTGCCGCCGATGGTCCAGCGGCTGATTCCGCCAAACAGGTCGAACTCGCCGGTCAGCCGCGTGGTGGCGCCGATCTCGTCCTCGTCTTGGGCGATGATGCCGGCGAAACGCGTGATCGCGTGATCCAGCTGACGTTTGGTGTACCAGCCGCCGACCTCGAGCGTCGCGCCGCCCAGATCGATCGAGGTCAGGTTGGCGATGCGATAGACATCCAGATTGCGGTCCCAGTCATCGGCGACGGGGCCGGGGTCCAGCACGGTCACCGGACCGCCGGGAAAGAACGGCCCGATCTGGACCGGCCTGCCCGCCGCGCGGGGATTTTCCAGCGCGTCGGCGAGGCGCAACGATCCCGCGAGTTCGAAATTGTCGCTGAGGGCGGTGAAATAGAAGCGTGTCTCGACCGTGTCGTTGATCTTCCAGCCCAGATTGCCGTGGCCGTAGAAGCTGCGCACGTCGCTGTGGTCCCGGAAGCCGTTCGTCCGCAGTCCGGTGACGCCGACATAATAGTCCACGTCGTCATTGCTGCCGGCCACCGACACATTGCCGCGCAGGGTCGAGAAACTGCCGCCTTCCAGCCGGGCGCTGAAGGGCGCCTTGGCGGTCCGGCCAGTGGGGCTGACCACGTTGACCGCGCCGCCCAGCGACGCGGCGCCGAAGCGCAGGCCATTGGCGCCCTTGAACACTTCCAGATAGCGGATGGTCAGCGGGTCCACTTCCTGGAACTCGGTGCTGCCGCTGGCGCGGCTGATCGGAACGCCGTCGCGCAGCACCGTCAGCCCGCGGCGCTCGAAGCCGGAATTGAGGCCGGAGCCGCGAATGGAAATCCGGCTCTCACGCTGGGCGCTCGTATCGGCGAAGACGCCGGGAGTCAGCGACAGGGCGTCGCCGATGCTCTGCGTGAAATCATCTTCGAAGACGCTGTCTTCGACGAAGCCGATGCCGCCCGGAATGCGCTCCAGCTCCGTGCGCGCCTCCTCGACGCTGGGGGCGGTGGCGGTCCCCTGGGTGGCCGCGGTGACGATGACGGCGTCGATATCCTGCCTTTGCCCGATTCCCTGGGCGAGCACGGCGTGGGTGGTGAGCATCAGGGCCGGCGCGACGAGCGCGGCGTAGCGTGTTTTCTTGGACATGTGAGTTCCCCCAGTCCTGGCGAATGATTTGGCGGCCGTGGCCGCGGTTGGTCTTTCGTCAGGCGGAAACCGTGGGACCCGTGGAGGGTGGCGGCGGCGCGGCAAGACCTTGGCTCGGGCGTTGCCGGAGGGCGGCCCAGAACGGCGCGGGCGCAGCGACAGGGGCGGGTTGGTCAAGAACCGCGGGCGCGGGCGGCGGGATGTTGACGGCGACGGCGGCGAACACGCAAGGCTCGCCGGGTTTGCCGCTTCCATCGTGCCTGGCGGGATCGGTCTTGCTTGGAATGCCGTAGCTGTCGGCCTTGATGGTGACCATGCCGGTTGACGTGCAGAGCACCAGCGCGGGCAGGTCGTTCTGTTCAGCCGGCTTTTCCAGCATGATGCCGGCCGGGAGAGCGAAGCGTACCGCGAGCGCAAGCATGGTCAGCGTCACGAAAATGCGCGACATCCAGCTGTTGGTCTGCGATGCGACCGCCTTGCCCGTTTCTGTAGCTCCGAAACGACATTCGACCCAGTGGCGGCGTCGCGATGCCGACGCAAGCTTACGCCGCGACAACGTGGTCCCGCGGTCAAGCTTGTCCTGGCGTTCGCGTCTACACATCACAAGGGTCAAGTCGGGCCACTCACGAGATGCCGCTGATCTGCCGTAGCGTGTCGCGCACCTGACTGGGGAACGACACGAACATCTGTTCCATCATGGTCTTGACCTCGGGCGGCGCTGTGCGCGTGGAACCTGCGTTGAATGGCGGTGCAGGATCGTATTCGCAAATCAGCTGGACGCCTTGGGCATAAGTTTCGTCGCGCAGTTCCGAGACCATGGTAAGGCCGAAGTCTAGTCCCGCCGTGACGCCGGCGCCGGTGATCCGATTTCGATCCCGCACCACGCGCTCGGCAATGGGCGTCGCGCCGAAATCCGGCAATGTCTCGAGCGCCGCCCAATGCGTCGTCGCGCGGTGCCCTTTGAGCAGGCCGGCGGCACCGAGGACGAGAGCCCCGGTGCAAACCGAGGTCACGTAGCGCGCGCGGCTGCCGCGATCGGCGACGAACTCGCGCGTGGCGTCGTCACGCATGGCCGCCAGCGTCCCGTCCGTACCGCCTGGAACGAACAACACCGTCAGATCGCGCGGGCACTCGTCGAAGGTGGCGCTCGGGACGATGGTGACGCCAGTGTCGCTGGTGATGGGATCGCGGCTCTTGGCGACCAAGTGGACACTCGCGCCCATCAGGCTCGCGAACATGTATTGCGGGCCGATCAGGTCGAGGATCGTCATCCGGGGATAGCAGAGCATGGCGATGCTGTCCGCGCGGGTCCATGACGCGGGCATGCCGCTCATGTCGTGTCCGGGGGTAACGGTCGCCGATGGCTCGGCTCGCAGCCCCCGCGACGCCGCGAGCGGCGCCAGCACGGCCATCAGCAGCGCCGTGCGGCGGTCGATGGTGAGTTGCCCCATCAGAAGTCTCCCCGCAACGTGACGAACGCCGAACGCGACTGAGTGGGGATGACGTAGGCACCGCCGAAATACTGGTAGGGTTCGTATGCCTTGGAACCGAGCAGGTTGACGACGGAGACCCCTAGGCTTACGCGCCCAAGATCATACGAGACCTGCAGGTCCACTAACGCGTTGCCTTTGACCGAGACCGTGTTCGGCAGGGTGAGTTCCCGGCTCGACACCGCGGTTATGCCTGCACCGACGGCGAGGCCCTTCAGGTCGCCATCGAGGAAGCGGTAGCGCACGGCAAGGCGTCCCGAGTGCGTCGGCACGGCGCGCAGCCTGTCACCGACCGGCAGGGCATTGTCCTTGGTCACCTCGGCGTCGGTGTAGGCATAATTGAACAGCATGGAGAACGCCGGGTTCGGCTCGTAGATCAGGTCGAGCTCCGCACCGCGCGCCCGCTGCTCGCCGGTCTGCAGGTAGAAGAACGGGTTTGCCGGATCGGGCGTGATGACGTTCTGCCGGGTGATCTGATAGAGCGAGGCCGTGCCGGTCAGGCCCTTGATCGGCGCGGTGAACTTGAAGCCCGCCTCCCAGTTCTGCGAGGTTTCCGGCTTGGGCGTTACGCCGTAGAAGCCGCCGGCGACGACACCGCGAAATCCTTCCGAATAGCCGGCGAACAGCGACAGGCCGTCGGCGATCCTGAACGTCGCGCCGGCCCGGGGAGTTACCTTCTCGTCAGATGTCACCGTCGGGAGGCCGGAGATGGCGCTATTGATCTTGATCTGTGTCCACCGCACGCCGAGCGTCACGTCCAGCCTGTCGCCGATGCTGATCTGGTCCTGCAGGAACCCCGCGACGCTTTCGAGCCGGTCGGTCTGGTCGAAATAGAACGGCGGGACGACGTAGGACTGGGCCGGCAGCGGCGCCGCGTAGTCGACGACGCCCCACGCCGTGTCGAAGTACATCGCCCCGTAGTAGTGGGTGATGTCATAATCGACGCCCGCCAAGATCTGCTGCCGGAACCCGCCGTCGCCGAAGCGCGCGGTGACCGAGCCGGTGACGAAGGTTTCCTTGCTTTTCGACGGCAGGTACGCGCTACCGAAATTGTAGACCGTGCCGCCGAGCTGGCCGTAGGGGAAGGTTCCCCATTCGTCGAAGGCGCTGATCGCGTGGTTGATGGCGACCTCGGCGGAAATCCGGTCGGAAAAATTGTGGGTCAGCTTGGCGTTGATCGATTTGTTTTCGACGGTCGTGCGCGGCATGTCGCGCGCGCCGCCGTAGACCTTCCTGTCGATCAGCCGGTTGGGCTTCAACAACTCGAACGGCAATCCGGCATACTCGGTCTGCTCCAGGCGGTTGTAGCGACCGCGGATGACCAGCCTCGTTTCCGCTCCCAGGTCGACGGACAGCGTCGGGAACAACGCGTATCTGTCGCGGCTGACGAAATCGACATGAGTGTCGGCGCTCTCGATCATTCCGTTGATGCGAAAGGCGATCC comes from the Iodidimonas sp. SYSU 1G8 genome and includes:
- a CDS encoding TonB-dependent receptor produces the protein MSKKTRYAALVAPALMLTTHAVLAQGIGQRQDIDAVIVTAATQGTATAPSVEEARTELERIPGGIGFVEDSVFEDDFTQSIGDALSLTPGVFADTSAQRESRISIRGSGLNSGFERRGLTVLRDGVPISRASGSTEFQEVDPLTIRYLEVFKGANGLRFGAASLGGAVNVVSPTGRTAKAPFSARLEGGSFSTLRGNVSVAGSNDDVDYYVGVTGLRTNGFRDHSDVRSFYGHGNLGWKINDTVETRFYFTALSDNFELAGSLRLADALENPRAAGRPVQIGPFFPGGPVTVLDPGPVADDWDRNLDVYRIANLTSIDLGGATLEVGGWYTKRQLDHAITRFAGIIAQDEDEIGATTRLTGEFDLFGGISRWTIGGSYAFGSNDARTYVNDFGDRGALRSRADQDSSMLIAYGELDLSITQNLRAVLGGQYARAVRDVAAEFNSVSGRGAYDQFNPRIGLIADIGESAQLYGNVSRSFEPPSLADLTSGGAAPFAPLAPQKATTFEVGARGQQGFVAWDISLYRSHVANEFLDVAINNGASSVTSNGDDTIHQGIELGIDVFIARDMLEARGQSLRLSTAYTLSDFRFDDDTTYGNNRLPGVPRHMVVSEIRFDQKERFYVSANLRWAPQGTWADYANTERAPGYELVGLTAGVNLSDGVTLFGSVENLFNVRYISNVGTVANQSRERAAIYTPGQGRAFYIGVSAGF
- a CDS encoding DJ-1/PfpI family protein; this encodes MGQLTIDRRTALLMAVLAPLAASRGLRAEPSATVTPGHDMSGMPASWTRADSIAMLCYPRMTILDLIGPQYMFASLMGASVHLVAKSRDPITSDTGVTIVPSATFDECPRDLTVLFVPGGTDGTLAAMRDDATREFVADRGSRARYVTSVCTGALVLGAAGLLKGHRATTHWAALETLPDFGATPIAERVVRDRNRITGAGVTAGLDFGLTMVSELRDETYAQGVQLICEYDPAPPFNAGSTRTAPPEVKTMMEQMFVSFPSQVRDTLRQISGIS
- a CDS encoding TonB-dependent receptor, with translation MLKSALVATTMVVASAATVRAAEQGENQGWTAESVTVTADRETYAEPQATTATRTATPVEKVPQSIQTLTRTLIEEQDLQTLSAALVNVSGVTPTSTDQTLLQPALIRGFGVGYYIDGMPTYQLPASVADPGTLINVERIEVAKGPTATLYGGGSGAPLSGIINLVSRDPYDRFGASFAARGGSFSTFGGDGDVNVPIAEGIAFRINGMIESADTHVDFVSRDRYALFPTLSVDLGAETRLVIRGRYNRLEQTEYAGLPFELLKPNRLIDRKVYGGARDMPRTTVENKSINAKLTHNFSDRISAEVAINHAISAFDEWGTFPYGQLGGTVYNFGSAYLPSKSKETFVTGSVTARFGDGGFRQQILAGVDYDITHYYGAMYFDTAWGVVDYAAPLPAQSYVVPPFYFDQTDRLESVAGFLQDQISIGDRLDVTLGVRWTQIKINSAISGLPTVTSDEKVTPRAGATFRIADGLSLFAGYSEGFRGVVAGGFYGVTPKPETSQNWEAGFKFTAPIKGLTGTASLYQITRQNVITPDPANPFFYLQTGEQRARGAELDLIYEPNPAFSMLFNYAYTDAEVTKDNALPVGDRLRAVPTHSGRLAVRYRFLDGDLKGLAVGAGITAVSSRELTLPNTVSVKGNALVDLQVSYDLGRVSLGVSVVNLLGSKAYEPYQYFGGAYVIPTQSRSAFVTLRGDF